The following coding sequences are from one Arachis hypogaea cultivar Tifrunner chromosome 7, arahy.Tifrunner.gnm2.J5K5, whole genome shotgun sequence window:
- the LOC112704028 gene encoding F-box protein AUF2, giving the protein MGSVSTYKRKEPQPNSPFDTLPDDVIQLILNRVKDAKTLVRCLTLNKRFASIIPQTDVVSLPLFVSQRPHHNNNQNNNGNNNNFSSGNPVNLLKSVVCYLIAKFRRRNNRHSNRGGEGDNSVPDSLCQCAPKLLKPFRRITHLHFELHTIGGTVDKEFLKWKAIYGSELKTCGVLCATSFRRSNDGESVPLKEEQQEDETVPHPPPSVPTEEFKARIMWTISCLISASARHFLLKQMLAQFPTLKTATISDARRQGKLSMGEDEIRDLRESLKEEGATELTAERVVPDLRMRMWYAPELELPAARCVLKGATLLVIGPANSKEEMVPPADIGYDGDAAEQALFAEAQREIVKMKKRSCYVMEMTSF; this is encoded by the coding sequence ATGGGTTCAGTTTCTACTTACAAAAGAAAAGAGCCACAGCCAAACAGCCCCTTTGACACACTACCGGACGATGTTATCCAGCTTATACTCAACAGAGTCAAAGACGCTAAGACCCTCGTTCGTTGCCTCACACTAAACAAGCGTTTCGCTTCTATTATCCCCCAAACCGACGTCGTTTCACTCCCACTCTTCGTCTCTCAACGCCCTCACCacaacaataatcaaaataacaatggaaataaTAACAATTTCAGCAGTGGCAATCCTGTAAATTTACTTAAATCAGTGGTCTGTTACCTCATCGCTAAATTCCGCCGCCGCAACAACCGTCACAGCAACCGCGGTGGTGAAGGCGATAATTCTGTCCCTGATTCTCTGTGCCAGTGCGCTCCGAAGCTACTCAAACCGTTCCGCCGCATCACGCACCTTCATTTCGAGCTCCACACCATTGGCGGCACCGTCGACAAGGAGTTCCTCAAATGGAAAGCGATCTACGGCAGCGAGCTCAAGACTTGCGGTGTTCTCTGCGCGACTTCGTTTCGCCGATCTAACGACGGCGAGTCGGTGCCGTTGAAAGAGGAACAACAGGAGGATGAAACGGTGCCTCATCCGCCGCCGTCGGTGCCGACTGAAGAATTCAAGGCTCGGATCATGTGGACAATCTCGTGCTTGATCTCGGCGTCGGCGAGGCATttcttgctgaagcagatgctaGCGCAGTTTCCGACGCTGAAGACGGCGACGATAAGTGATGCGAGGAGGCAGGGGAAGTTGTCCATGGGGGAGGACGAGATCCGAGATCTGAGGGAGTCGCTGAAGGAGGAAGGCGCGACGGAGCTAACGGCGGAGCGTGTGGTGCCGGACCTTAGGATGAGGATGTGGTACGCGCCGGAGCTTGAGCTTCCGGCGGCGAGGTGCGTGCTGAAAGGAGCGACGCTGCTCGTGATTGGACCTGCTAACAGCAAGGAGGAGATGGTTCCTCCAGCGGATATCGGTTACGACGGTGATGCGGCAGAGCAGGCGTTGTTCGCGGAGGCGCAGAGAGAGATCGTGAAGATGAAGAAGCGGAGTTGCTACGTGATGGAAATGACGTCGTTTTGA
- the LOC112702092 gene encoding serine--glyoxylate aminotransferase yields the protein MDYVYAPGRNHLFVPGPVNIPEPVIRAMNRNNEDYRSPAIPALTKTLLEDVKKIFKTTTGVPFLIPTTGTGAWESALTNTLSPGDRIVSFLIGQFSLLWIDQQQRLNFDVDVVESEWGRGANLDVLESKLASDTSHTIKAICIVHNETATGVTNNLAKVRQLLDDYQHPALFLVDGVSSICALDFRMDEWGIDVALTGSQKALSLPTGMGIVCASPKALEASKTAKSVRVFFDWKDYLKFYQMGTYWPYTPSIQLLYGLRAALDLIFEEGLENVIIRHKRLGKATRLAVEAWGLKNCTQKEEWVSDTVTAVVVPPDIDSAEIVRIAWKRYNMNLGLGLNKVAGKVFRIGHLGNLNELQLLGCLAGVEMILKDVGYPVKLGSGVAAASAYLQNNIPLIPSRI from the exons ATGGATTACGTTTACGCGCCAGGAAGAAACCATCTCTTTGTTCCAGGGCCTGTCAACATCCCTGAGCCGGTCATTCGGGCGATGAACCGAAACAACGAGGATTACCGTTCTCCGGCGATTCCAGCATTGACTAAAACCCTGCTTGAGGATGTCAAGAAGATTTTCAAGACTACTACTGGAGTCCCATTTCTCATCCCTACAACTG GTACTGGTGCATGGGAGAGTGCACTGACAAACACATTGTCTCCGGGGGATCGAATCGTATCATTCTTGATTGGGCAATTCAGCTTGCTGTGGATCGATCAGCAACAACGCCTCAACTTCGATGTTGATGTTGTCGAAAGCGAATGGGGCAGGGGTGCAAATCTTGATGTTCTGGAATCAAAGCTTGCTTCAGATACTTCTCACACTATAAAGGCAATTTGCATTGTCCACAATGAAACTGCAACTGGTGTCACCAATAACTTGGCCAAAGTTAGACAACTTCTTG ATGACTACCAGCATCCAGCTCTGTTCCTTGTGGATGGAGTTTCTTCGATTTGTGCACTCGATTTCCGCATGGACGAATGGGGAATTGATGTGGCCTTGACTGGCTCCCAGAAGGCTCTTTCGCTTCCTACAGGGATGGGTATTGTGTGTGCAAGCCCCAAAGCACTTGAGGCTTCAAAGACTGCTAAATCAGTGAGAGTTTTCTTTGATTGGAAGGACTACTTGAAATTCTATCAGATGGGAACCTATTGGCCATACACTCCTTCCATTCAATTGTTGTATGGCCTCAGAGCAGCTCTTGATCTCATCTTTGAGGAAGGACTTGAAAATGTTATCATAAGGCATAAACGTTTAGGCAAAGCAACCAG GCTTGCAGTAGAGGCATGGGGTTTGAAGAATTGCACCCAAAAGGAAGAGTGGGTCAGTGACACTGTGACTGCAGTTGTTGTTCCACCTGACATTGATAGTGCTGAAATAGTGAGAATTGCATGGAAGAGATACAACATGAATTTAGGATTGGGATTAAACAAAGTTGCTGGCAAGGTTTTCAGAATAGGACATCTTGGCAACTTGAATGAG TTGCAACTGTTGGGTTGTCTTGCTGGTGTGGAGATGATACTCAAAGATGTTGGTTATCCTGTGAAGCTTGGAAGTGGTGTTGCTGCTGCCAGTGCTTACTTACAGAACAATATTCCTCTGATCCCTTCCAGGATTTGA
- the LOC112704026 gene encoding F-box protein At4g18380, with translation MDFPSILTQKNHQLNSSSSSSPFEVLPDDVILIIFNKVQDAKTLISCFSFNKHLASIVYQTNIISLSFLSPHHYSYLSSLSYYKTNARNIKRRYNNYRKFTSAVSVDLVNSAVINFLATNLLESGGGDDEFDDDSPSLRLQPFHQISQLNVEICSDLITSSDDVFRWKARFGSKMKSWSLLCCSMVLQRFVVGDWLPEWPRSMAYNRFRYRENRMNSCFKSAFERYELVKEMAAQFPTLKTMKVSDVNKEGMLAMTEEEMRDMRGCSSLKEEEESNNLLLGMWYVPLLELPMANCTWKDAMMIVILPVESKGREVDCIFDGNAEEKMMFSEAIREMLKPNKADHRGWRLQSAKIQFR, from the coding sequence ATGGATTTTCCTTCCATTTTGACGCAAAAGAACCATCAATTAaacagtagtagtagtagtagtccaTTTGAGGTTCTCCCAGATGATGTCATACTCATAATATTCAACAAAGTTCAAGATGCCAAAACCCTAATCAGctgtttctctttcaacaagCATCTTGCATCTATTGTCTACCAAACCAATATCATATCACTCTCATTCCTTTCCCCTCATCATTACTCATACCTTTCATCTCTTTCCTACTACAAAACAAATGCTAGAAACATAAAAAGAAGGTATAATAATTATAGGAAATTCACCAGTGCTGTTTCCGTAGACTTGGTTAACTCTGCTGTCATCAATTTCCTAGCCACCAACCTCCTCGAAAGCGGAGGCGGCGACGACGAGTTCGACGATGATTCTCCCTCCCTGCGCCTCCAACCATTCCACCAAATCTCGCAACTCAACGTTGAGATATGTTCAGATCTGATCACAAGTTCCGACGATGTCTTCCGATGGAAAGCTAGATTTGGAAGCAAGATGAAGAGTTGGTCCTTGCTTTGCTGCTCAATGGTGCTTCAACGATTCGTGGTCGGTGATTGGTTGCCGGAATGGCCAAGATCGATGGCGTACAACAGATTCCGATACCGAGAGAATCGGATGAATTCGTGCTTCAAATCAGCGTTTGAGAGGTATGAGTTGGTAAAAGAGATGGCGGCGCAATTTCCGACGCTAAAGACGATGAAAGTGAGTGATGTGAATAAGGAAGGAATGTTAGCGATGACGGAGGAAGAGATGCGTGATATGAGGGGTTGTTCATcgttgaaggaagaagaagagagtaaTAATCTTTTGTTAGGGATGTGGTATGTGCCATTGTTGGAACTACCAATGGCGAATTGCACGTGGAAAGATGCAATGATGATTGTGATCCTTCCTGTGGAAAGTAAGGGTAGAGAGGTTGATTGCATATTTGACGGCAATGCGGaggagaagatgatgttctcggAGGCCATAAGAGAGATGCTCAAGCCAAACAAGGCTGACCACCGTGGCTGGAGATTGCAATCCGCTAAAATTCAATTCCGATGA